One Thermococcus alcaliphilus DNA window includes the following coding sequences:
- a CDS encoding ABC transporter ATP-binding protein: protein MVKITLDRIIKKFGNFTALDNITLEIEDKEFMALLGPSGSGKSTLLYTIAGIYKPTAGRIYFDGRDVTEVPPKDRNVGLVFQNWALYPHMKVFKNIAFPLELKKVPKEEIEKKVREVAKMLHIDHLLDRYPWQLSGGQQQRVAIARALVKEPDVLLLDEPLSNLDALLRLEVRAELKRLQKELGITAVYVTHDQAEALAMADRIAIIREGKILQVGEPDEVYYKPMYKFVAGFLGSPPMNFVEAEVEGEMLRIYQSRIPVPKQYREIIKKLNITEVLFGFRPHDAEIVRGEREGIRGEVYSFEPLGREQIVTVAVDSDVFVKVFAPEGEHFRFGEKVTIVPNEDRIILFDKKTEKALEYL, encoded by the coding sequence ATGGTTAAGATAACCCTGGATAGAATAATCAAAAAGTTCGGCAACTTCACGGCACTTGACAACATAACCTTGGAAATAGAAGACAAAGAATTTATGGCTCTGCTTGGCCCCTCTGGAAGTGGCAAGTCAACTCTGCTTTATACAATAGCGGGAATATACAAACCTACAGCTGGAAGGATATACTTTGACGGAAGAGATGTTACCGAAGTTCCACCAAAGGACAGAAATGTTGGCTTGGTTTTCCAGAACTGGGCGCTCTATCCACATATGAAGGTTTTCAAAAATATTGCATTTCCCCTTGAGCTCAAAAAGGTTCCTAAAGAAGAGATAGAAAAGAAAGTCCGGGAAGTTGCGAAAATGCTTCACATAGATCATCTTCTAGACAGATACCCCTGGCAGCTCAGTGGTGGTCAGCAGCAGAGGGTTGCCATAGCTAGGGCACTTGTTAAAGAACCCGATGTTTTGTTACTTGATGAGCCTTTGAGTAATTTGGATGCTCTCTTAAGGTTAGAAGTTAGAGCAGAACTTAAGAGGTTGCAGAAGGAATTGGGAATTACTGCCGTTTATGTTACCCATGATCAAGCAGAGGCTCTTGCAATGGCTGATAGAATAGCGATTATACGAGAAGGAAAGATCTTGCAGGTTGGAGAACCGGATGAGGTATATTATAAACCGATGTATAAATTTGTGGCAGGATTTTTAGGAAGTCCCCCTATGAACTTTGTTGAAGCGGAAGTGGAGGGAGAGATGCTTAGGATATACCAGAGCAGAATCCCTGTGCCAAAGCAGTATAGAGAGATTATCAAGAAACTTAACATAACAGAAGTGCTTTTTGGCTTTAGGCCCCATGATGCTGAGATCGTGAGGGGCGAAAGAGAAGGCATTAGAGGAGAGGTTTACTCTTTTGAGCCATTGGGAAGGGAGCAGATAGTAACGGTAGCAGTGGATAGTGACGTTTTTGTTAAAGTTTTTGCTCCAGAAGGAGAGCACTTTAGATTTGGGGAGAAGGTTACAATAGTGCCAAATGAGGACAGGATAATTCTCTTTGACAAAAAAACAGAAAAAGCTCTGGAATATCTTTGA
- a CDS encoding diphthine--ammonia ligase, with protein MRVAVLFSGGKDSTYALYWALKKGLEVRYLVTMHSESEESYMYHVPNVHLTELQARAIGIPIVKGFTKGEKEREVEDLKRVLEGLKIDGIVAGALASQYQKERVERIAEELGIKLFAPFWKADPEEYMRTLILEDFDIVIVGVSAYGLDEKWLGRKIDEKALEELKVLNEKYKVHIAGEGGEFETFVRDAPFFKAKIVFDETEKIWDAYTGSGVLIVKRAHLEPKR; from the coding sequence ATGAGGGTTGCAGTACTTTTTTCTGGAGGAAAGGACTCTACATATGCCCTTTACTGGGCATTAAAGAAAGGTCTTGAAGTTAGGTATCTAGTCACAATGCATTCCGAGAGCGAAGAGAGCTACATGTACCATGTTCCAAATGTTCATCTCACAGAACTCCAAGCAAGAGCTATTGGAATTCCTATCGTCAAGGGTTTTACAAAGGGTGAGAAGGAGAGAGAAGTTGAAGATTTGAAGAGGGTTCTTGAGGGGTTAAAAATAGATGGAATCGTTGCCGGGGCATTAGCGAGCCAATATCAAAAGGAAAGGGTTGAACGAATAGCTGAGGAGCTTGGAATAAAGCTTTTTGCACCCTTCTGGAAAGCTGATCCCGAAGAATACATGAGAACTTTAATTCTGGAGGACTTTGACATAGTTATAGTAGGGGTTTCAGCCTACGGTTTGGATGAGAAGTGGCTGGGAAGAAAAATAGACGAAAAAGCCCTTGAAGAGCTAAAGGTTCTTAACGAAAAGTATAAAGTCCATATTGCCGGTGAGGGAGGAGAATTTGAAACTTTTGTTAGAGACGCACCATTTTTCAAAGCAAAAATAGTTTTTGATGAAACTGAAAAAATATGGGATGCTTATACGGGTTCAGGGGTGTTGATAGTCAAGAGAGCTCATTTAGAACCGAAAAGGTGA
- a CDS encoding DUF4152 family protein produces MRIVSADTGGAVLDENYNPIGLIATAAVLVEKPYRTATLSIVKYSNPFDYDLSGRKALRDEAFLTLKLAREVKPDVIHLDSSLGGIEVRKLDDPTIDALRISDRGKAIWHELSKDLQPLAKRFWEETGVEILAIGKESVAVRIAELYAGIYSVKWGIEYAMREGFVRIGLPRYMSVEIDGIRILGKSLDPREGGLYGEIPIENEDFEWQVYPNPIARTFMVFEVKI; encoded by the coding sequence ATGAGAATAGTCTCTGCAGATACCGGAGGGGCAGTATTGGATGAAAACTACAATCCAATTGGTCTAATCGCAACTGCAGCTGTTTTGGTGGAGAAACCATACAGAACAGCAACACTGAGCATCGTAAAGTACTCTAATCCCTTTGACTATGACTTGAGTGGAAGGAAAGCGCTGAGGGATGAGGCTTTTCTGACATTAAAGCTTGCAAGAGAAGTAAAGCCGGATGTTATTCATTTAGACTCCAGCCTCGGGGGAATAGAGGTCAGAAAACTCGACGATCCAACTATAGATGCATTGAGGATCTCTGATAGAGGAAAAGCTATATGGCACGAACTCAGCAAAGATTTACAACCATTAGCAAAGAGATTTTGGGAAGAAACTGGAGTTGAAATCTTAGCTATAGGGAAAGAAAGTGTTGCTGTCAGAATAGCAGAGCTTTATGCCGGGATTTATTCCGTGAAGTGGGGGATTGAGTATGCAATGAGGGAAGGCTTTGTGAGGATTGGGCTTCCAAGATACATGAGTGTCGAGATAGACGGAATTAGAATATTGGGAAAGAGCCTTGATCCTAGAGAGGGAGGCCTCTACGGAGAGATACCTATAGAAAATGAAGATTTCGAATGGCAAGTTTATCCGAACCCTATAGCGAGAACATTTATGGTTTTTGAGGTTAAAATCTAA